The genomic interval TGAATAGCTATCGCATGTGTACCATCAGTGATTGTGCCGGTTGATATAATTACCAATGCCCCCTCAAATCCCTGCAAATCTACACCAGTGCCGTTTGCACTGGCTGTTCTGGCTGCAGCCGGAAGAGACTGAGCAACGCTGAGGTTATTGTATAAATCCTTCATACCTGAATTCCTCCTATCAAAGTAAAATTAAAGGGGAGAAGTGCTTACCCCCTCCCCCTGAGTTATGTATTACTGGTTAAACACTGACTTTGAGTTTCCTTACGGCCTCGGCCATGACTACCTGACCACCTACACGCTTTCTTGCGATGAACCTGATTTTACCGGTAGTTGCCTGAGTATAAGGGTCTCTCTGCACTGTTATCTGCACCCTGTCAACTATCGTATATGCCCTACGGAAATCACCGAACAGGACAGGATAGGCATTTGCTGCAATGGTAGGCATATCTATTGATTCAACATACGGCCTGTCAAGGATTGTTGCCGGAGAGCTGTTGGCTATTGCAGGCTGCCAGAGATATTGACCATTTGCATCCTTGAGCTGTCTAATCGCCTTCAGGGAAGACCGTTTTAAGAGCCATGTGGAATTGCGTGCATAAGAGTCTTTCAGATCATGAAATATGCTTATCAGACCATCTAACGTTATTGCAGAAGCAGCCCCGCTAACGGTCTCGCCTACACTGGCATAGGTAAGCAGCCCTTCCGGCTTACCTACTGCGTTACCGGTTACGAATGCCGCCCCCTCTGCAACTCCAAACTGCTCCACAAACTCCTGAGACAGCTCAGATTCAAGGTTAAAGGCGGAATCCTCAAGGTCTTGCTGGCTGATGTCTACCAGTGCAAAAAGTTCATGTGTAGGCACTTCCTCAACCCCATAAGCAAGCCCTGTGGTCTCACTCTTTGTTCCTACCTCAGAGACCCATGCAGCGGAGAAAACGCCGGTACGCTTAGGTATCTGAACACTCTTCTGGTTTGTTGTACGAACCCTTGCTATAGACCTTACTGGGGAGAACTCTACGATGCTTTTGAGAATTTCATTCACGTACTCTGAAGGTGCAAGGTAGCCGCCTGTGGTGTCATCCGAGACTGAGAGGGCTTTTGATTCTTCAGGGGTGAGAATCCCTTTTTTGCACCACTTCATGAATGCCGCTTTGGCCTCACGTGCCGCCACACCCGCATTATCCTGCGACTGGCTTCCTCCTGTACCAGGTCTGTTAAGTTTTGTCTCAATCTCATCAAGCCTGGTATTCATGGCATCAATTGCAGCCTTTGTTTCAGGCGCCGCACTTCCAAGCTGTTTAATCTCTGTCTCCTGGCGCTCAACCATCTTCTTCATGTCGTGCCAGACTTTATTCATCTCTTCCTGCATTGCTTTAAGTTCTTCAGGTGTCATCTTCTTTTTTCCTCCTATCGTGTTTTAGTAAATTGCTTCATGTCGTGTACCATTGCCTCAAGTGAGTGGAATATATCCGGGTCACTCGGTTCATTGTGGCCGGGTCCTTCTGTGCCTTTACCGGATGAGTGGGATTCCCCCGGGTCAGCCGGATCAGGCTCGTTAAGGAGGGCCTGTAATGTCTTTATTGTTTTCTCTATTTCCTGTTTATCAACAGATTTTACATTGCTGATTAATGCCATCGGGTTTGCAGGGAAGGTAACAAGGGAGTATTCCCAGAGCTTGAGTTCTTTGAGGATTCTCTTTCCATTATCCCAACTGTCTTTGACTACATCATATCCGATGGAAAGCCCCTTGAGTGCCCCTTGCTTCAGCAGGCTGTATGCCTCTCTGCCTCTTATGGTATCAAGATTGAGTGCGGCCTTAACCTGTAGGCCGGTAGCATCTTCCTGCATCTCAAGTCCGATACCAATTGGTTCATAAGAGCTATGCTGCCAGAGTATGGGAATCTTACCGCCTGAGTGGTCTATGGTGCGTTTGAATGCACCCTGCTCAATTACATCTCCATGGAAGTCTTCGTTACCGAATACTGCGGCATATCCGGTGAATTCTCCGGTATCGCCAATCTGTTTAAGCTCCAGCCGGAAAGATTTTCTGTTCATGTCATGTCTCCAAAATAAAAAAGGGCCTCACCGGGGTTTTTACGCCCTGATGAGGCCCTTCGTCTCGGGTTCCCTCGTACTTCTCTTCTAATTTTAAAAGACCTTAAAACTTACCTTGTTCTAACCGTTCCCAACATCTCGGTTTTCCATTTGAAAAATGTATGGTCAGTGAACCGTTGAAATGATTGTTAGCAAATTCTTTAATGATTGTCAAGACTTTTTCATCATTTCTTGAGCTTTAACTCAAATTGTATTCCTCTGTCTCCCTGATATGGCTTTGTATGGCTCACCCTCCCTCTCCAAATCTCACGTGGTATTTCATCAAAGGCATCACATAGTTTAACAGGGTCACTCAAGTCATAATCAGGCTTGTTTCTGTTCCAGTGGATACAAAAGTGACACGTAACACTATTATCCGTTGCTTCATACCCAAGCCATTGTTCGCTGTCGTCGAGTATGTAAGTGTCTTTCCCCTTTTTTTGGCCATGGAATCCTTTTGTATTCGTATCCGACATCTTGAGCCACCTTTCTCCAGATTTTATCTCTGAGTTTCCCTTTATATTCAGTTTGTGTGATTATACCATCCTCATATTTTTTCTCAAGTGCCGGGTTAAACTCTGTTTTAGCTGCATTGTATGCCTGAATATACTCCTGTTCTGTCTTCCATCCATCAGGCCCGGGCTTCATGGAATAAATATACTTATCCCCTACGGCCCTGATTTCAGCAAGATTAGTATTTCTTGCAAGGAAGATGTCATTCTCTGAGAGGGTAATATCAAGTGGATGATTATGTGTAAGTACTTTATCTCCAAACTTCCTTGCCTCATCTGGTGTAAACGCTACCATGTCTTCATCCCCTAATTTCTGATGAAATACAGTTCCATCAGAATTGAAGATAAACGCCTTTTCCACCTTAAGTTTAACAATCTCCTTTTCAACCTCCCTCAATCTCTGCCTGAGATTATTCCCTTGCTGTTGTGGTGACGTGGGAGGGATGAAAGACCCGCTCACAGGGATAAAACCCTCTGTGCACCGGCAATTGATAATATTTCTGCCTGATGCACCGTGACTTGTATCACCCGGGAACATAAGCTGTTCACCGCCAACAAGGTAAGGTGTGTCCATAGGTACTGTTTCATCATCCGCCGCTGCGTGAAAATTCCTTGTCCGTATGTCCCTTGTAGAAATCCATTTATGGTTCAGCACAAGGCCGGTCTGTTTTGCCCCTGCACGTGAACCGAGGTTTGATGCGGCAATAACCTCTGTGCGTGCTATAACCTCACTACGGTGTGGAATTATCTTATCCAGATACAGCTTATCAATCCGCTTTGCTATCACATCAATCCCCTCGCCTGCTGCTACACCCTCAGAGAGTTCAAGCCTGACCTGATTTATTGTCGTGGTTGTAATCTGTGTTATCTTCTTCATTGATTCCTTCGTTAACCAGTTGAAGACCTCATGATCCCACGCGTCGGTAAGTTCTTTTATCTCTGACGGCCCCATGGCGCCCTTAAAACTTTCCGCTGTCCGTCTCCCGAAGTCCTTGCCTACGGTTAGGTATACCGTCCTGAAAAGCTCTGCCCATAACGGCTTAGAGCGTTCAAGTTCTGCGTCTATAGCGAACTGAAAGGCGTCTACCGTGTGTATGCCGATGAGTATCTTCTGTATCCTGTCCTGCTCCTGCCTGAAGAACTCCTTCATGCGATTGATCGTCACACGATACCACGGCGCCCTTGCCCTCTCTACTGCCTTCCAATAGCGGGTTCTTAAAGCCTCCCTCCTATCAGTATGTTGCGTTTTGTGGATTGGCAAGATTCGGGTCTCCCTGTGGTAATTGTATTGCACCTTGAAGCGGTACCAGTGTTGCAGGGACAAGTACAACATCCCCGCCGTCTACTTCTTCATAGCCAGTGGCGGCACGTTTCTCGTTGACAGTAAGCCAGTTGGCATTTTGTACGCGTGTCCAGACCTTTCCCCTGTCTTCCTGCAATGCCTCTATCTCATCTTTGTCGTACTCCAATGTCATGTTATCGCCGAAGACCGGCACAAGCCAGTTGTTCAGGTCATCAC from Nitrospirota bacterium carries:
- a CDS encoding phage major capsid protein; this encodes MQEEMNKVWHDMKKMVERQETEIKQLGSAAPETKAAIDAMNTRLDEIETKLNRPGTGGSQSQDNAGVAAREAKAAFMKWCKKGILTPEESKALSVSDDTTGGYLAPSEYVNEILKSIVEFSPVRSIARVRTTNQKSVQIPKRTGVFSAAWVSEVGTKSETTGLAYGVEEVPTHELFALVDISQQDLEDSAFNLESELSQEFVEQFGVAEGAAFVTGNAVGKPEGLLTYASVGETVSGAASAITLDGLISIFHDLKDSYARNSTWLLKRSSLKAIRQLKDANGQYLWQPAIANSSPATILDRPYVESIDMPTIAANAYPVLFGDFRRAYTIVDRVQITVQRDPYTQATTGKIRFIARKRVGGQVVMAEAVRKLKVSV
- a CDS encoding HK97 family phage prohead protease — its product is MNRKSFRLELKQIGDTGEFTGYAAVFGNEDFHGDVIEQGAFKRTIDHSGGKIPILWQHSSYEPIGIGLEMQEDATGLQVKAALNLDTIRGREAYSLLKQGALKGLSIGYDVVKDSWDNGKRILKELKLWEYSLVTFPANPMALISNVKSVDKQEIEKTIKTLQALLNEPDPADPGESHSSGKGTEGPGHNEPSDPDIFHSLEAMVHDMKQFTKTR